Sequence from the Amaranthus tricolor cultivar Red isolate AtriRed21 chromosome 16, ASM2621246v1, whole genome shotgun sequence genome:
ACAAAGGCCAAAACATGCATCTCGAATGACACTCTTCTATATTAGAGCCACGAAATTAAGACagtataatcaacaagaaggatgTAAGGACCAATGTAGTGATAATGGTTTCATCAACAGCTTTTCTCACTTAAGTACACTTTCTGTGGAGTTATCAgtctttaaaataaaagtacTTTCTATCACAGGGGACCTTACATCCCAAAGAATGAAGAATTGATTGAGTAAAATCAGCCTTGATagtgactataatttacaaggATTCAATCTATGATAAACTAAGCGTATTGCAACTCAGATCACTTGATTTATATGGAGAGGGCATCAGATCATTTACATTTGCAAAAAGATCTCCACGACTAGGTGGTGCTTTGGCCGCAGGAGAATCAAGGACATAATCTGGAATAATCGGCAATGTCTCCTCAAGGACTTGTTTAACTGTCTGCAAAGGTTTAATAATTATTGTCAGAAATGCAAGTTCTGTGTGACAAGGAAGGATTTCCAGTAGGAAATAAATAAGCAAATGTATTGAAACTCGTGATGTACCGTGCAACGGAAAAATGCAGCATCCACATTACGCTTCCAAATAGCATTTCTAGGCTCACAATGAAATAGGTTCAACAAAGGCTGTTTCACACAAACAAATGTTGATTGCTTGAAGGAAACAAAGAGAAGCTTTTTCAATGCATCAAGGTTAATCAATAACATAAAAACCCAAAGCGAGATTCGTTCTAACGCCAATGGAAAACAGTTAAAATCGTATCAGAAACAATGAAAATGACAGAATCCAAGCACTTTCCAttattgaaaaaagaaaaacaaaaataacaggGAGGGGACACTATCAGCATACTTTATCCTTGGAACTATTTGCAACATCTTAAAACAGGGAATTCAAAAAGGATAGAGCCAGAGGGACCAAACATAAATCATAAACTTGAAGTTAAACATATACCTTGACCAGGTCCCGAATGTTTGGTCTGTTATTTCCATGTTTGCCAAGAACGGAATCTGCATAGGCTTGGTACTTCTCTAAAACCTAAAGCAAAAGTACTCAGCAAAATGTGTGACACCAAAGTATGAAAGATACATCAATCACAATTCACATCCACGCAAACTCAATCCGTAAGGCTAACCTGACGACGTGTAAGATCAGAAGGAGGAGCACCATAAACTTCAGTGTCAACATTCCTCAATAATTGCCACGTGCTGAAAAATAGAGATATAGATCAGTTGATTTTTAAGAAAGCAAATGAACTATAACATGTCGAGCAAAGAGACaccaatgaaagatgaaaacaaATTTCAGCGCAGCACCTTTTTTGAGAGGATTAATGCAAAAAGAGATTTACTAAGTCAACTAAGCTTCTTACTATAAGATCAGATGTAAAGAAATGCTAAACTCATCCTTGTCAGGTCCTCATTGTTAGGGGGAGATTTTCTATATCAATGCcaaataagattttaaaattttcattattaatgaATCAGGGTCTCTCAGTTCGCACTTTCAATGGAAGAATTAGAAGACAATAGGTGAATTCACCCAAAAACTTCACTTGaagaaattataagaaactagcTTTTGCATGCCGTGAGAGTTGACACAATCAATTACTCCAGAATGTACTCACTTATTGTAGGCAGCTCGTCCAACCATTACTCCATGAGCTCCTTTCTTAAGTGCTGCATTCACCTATGTAACAGATCAAGAGACATCAAGCGAAAGAGGAAATGTCAGGATctagattaataataatcaacaaaaatgaaaaacaatataGATACAGACATTTGAAGAGAATATGAAAGATCAGACAAAAGACGCACAAATTGTTACTACTCTATAAAAGATCATAACACGACACTCTGATGATTAAAGAGCCGCCAAATTTCTATAATCCTATATCACCAAAAGAGAAGTggagaaaagaaaaagagaagtaaAAGCCACAGCCATATATTTTCCAGTGCTACATCGGAAGGTATAATCTCTCAGAGTTTAAACATTGCCAATGCTAGGAAGATTATAACACAACACTTTGCCGTCTTTTCAGAATAAAACATTCGAGAACTCACAGTATGGAAAAATCGTCTTCAGAGTTAAAAACACATTAATTGGTTTTACAAAAGAAAGTTCCAACCTAATAGAAATTATTGGAAATATAAATCAAGTTAAACAAGAGGTGAAATAGTGAGAAGGAAATCTTTGAACCACAACATAGTGCAATGGTGTCATGACACAACAACATATTAAAAAGGAAATAGAGGCCAGATAAACAGACAGTAAAGGTTTTGTTAAGACTCAGAATAAACTCACGTAATGTGGATTCAACTCAAGGCACTATAAACAAGCATTGTTAAGTAAGGCAGCTACAGAGCCTCCAACCCACCATCCATCACATACAGACACagaaaagatgaagaagtgAAGTAAttagacaacaaaaaaaaatgctaCAAGAAGATTTTACCTCTTCCACTGAATTTATGCCTCCATTTATTGTAAATGTTAAATCTGGAAAGTCACGCAGTAGCGCATAGTAGAATTCATATCTGTGGAACAAAACACACCAGATTTAATATCACCCCATCAACCTTCAATTCAAGTACAGAGCTCTAACAAACACAAATCTTTTACAAATAGATCTCATCCCCACCATTGACTTAAACATAATTTAGTTTACGCTTGAAGCTATGGTGGAAACacacaaaacaacaaaataaaataccaTTACATACTTGAGTGGTGGAATTGTTCGATTTTCAGCTGGACTAATGCCATTGAGGAGTGCTTTCCTTGAATGTATAATAAAATGTTTGGTTGGAGATGTTGAAGATACTTTATAGATAAAATCACCTAGTGAACAAGCAAAAGTTTCATGGAATATCATGACAAATATGTAGATGGAGAACATAAAAAATGAGAAGATGACAAAAAGCAGAAAGGAAAACGGTGCAAGGGTCGAGGACTTTTATGAGAATACGAGAATGCGATACATAAATTCTAATTGGATCACTACAtgccataaaaaattataaatgtcaTGAAGAAGGCCACATAATGAGCTCAATGAACCTCTTGGTATCTCTTGGTAGACACACCTTACTGAATAATATGGCTAGAGTAAGCATGTTTTATCACCTTAGATTTCTTGATAGGACCTATAAATACCCTAAGAAACTATGTACGACACCAATAAGGCTATATAATGAGCTCATAGAGCCCTTTTGTATTTCTTGGTAGTCACACCTTATTGTATATGTGAGCAATTTAGCTAGTGTAAGGAGATTTTATAACCCAAATGTCCTAAAAGGACCTAGAAAGAGTGCGAGAAATTTTTAGAGAGCTCTGAATCGGCGCCCAAGATAGGTCCTTAGTACCCCATTTTAAAGGGTATAATTCACGCTTTTAGAATGTACTGAAAACTTCTGTGAGAATATGAGAATGTAATATAGGAATCCTAATTGGATCGCCACAGGCcctataaaattataaatagcaTCAAGAAGCCACATAATGAGCTCAAAGAACCCTTTTGTATGTCTTGGTAGACACGCATTTAACCTTGTTGCATATGTGAGCTATTTGTCAAGAGTAAGGAAGTTTTATCACCCCAAATATCCTAGTAAGTCTTATAAAGAGTGTGGGTAAAGTATCGTGGAAATCTGAGCAAGAGTCTGAGATAGGTCGTGAGTAACCCATTTCAAAGTCTATAATTCAGCCATTTAGgaagttttgaaatttttttatagtaGTGTGAGAATGCATTAGATTGGTCCTAGTTACCCATTTCAAAGGCTATACTTCATGCTTTCGAGgtattttaaaaacttttatggCAATGTGAGTATGAAATATAGGAATCCCCATCGGGTCACCATGTAAAGTAAATTACTATAAATGACACTAAGAAGGACATCTAATGAGTTTTAAAAGTCCCATTGTATGTCTTTGTAGACACACCGTTAACCTTCTAGCATATGTGAGCAATTTGGCAAGAGTGATTAGGTTTTATCACCATAAATATCCTAATAAGTCCTATAGAGTGTAGGAATTATTGTAGAATTCTTAGCCAGCTCCTGCGATAGGTCTTGAGTATCTCATTTCAAAGGTATATTTCCTGCTTTCAAAGTGATCTGAAAACTTAAATGGGAATGGTTGAATAAGATATAGGAATCCTCATTGGGTCACCATAAGCCCTTGAATACTATAAATGGCACCAAAAACACTACATAATGGTATCAAGTCATTCTGTATCTCTTGGTAGACACCCTACTTATAGAGAAGTACCAAAACAAAATATCCACAACCCCAAAATGCAACTATTAGTGAATGGAAAAACGATGCTCAAAGAAAAACACTCACATAGCTCATTATATGAATCATGATCATCAACACCAATACGACACTTGACGGTTACAGGAACATTTGTATTGGCAGCAATAACTGACATGGCCTCGCCAACAAACTTTTCTTGTAAAAGCCAAGGAACAATAACATAAGGAAATCATTCTACCATGTATACGtacgtaaataaaaatatagttcCTCACCTTTGGATCAAGCATGAGGCGCACACCAAAACAACCATGTCCAACTACCCTTGGGCTAGGGCATCCACAACTaccaaaaagagaaaaaaggcCAGTGAAATTTGATGAAAAGGATCAATAGATATTAGAGGCTAGCCAAATAAAAGAAGTTAATGAAACTTTTAACAGATTAAGTTAGATATCAAGTACGAACTTTAGGTTTATCTCATCATAGCCATAAGCATTAGCAAGTTGGGTCGCTTTCGCAATATTCTCCAAGTTGTTCCCTCCAATTTGAAAAACAATAGGATGTTGTTCTGCATTAAATGCCAAAAACCTATCCTGGACATTTTTGAAAAACATATCAACTTAATGCTTCAAACACAAGAAAAGTTCCTCAAAAAAGTTATGCAAGGACAAAAAATTATCACTCATAATCAATATGAAAGCAACATGATGCCTCTAGTAAACAATTGTAACAAAATGTAAATTTCTTGTTTAACGCAATGCAAGTCATCTCATGTTCAAGCAATAAATACTCAAGATTAAAACTAAAGCATGTAGCACACATGACgtatatatttgattttttttccatttcacATCTATATCAGCATTACATAATGCAAGGTATGAAGTGATAGTGCAAACTACAAAATATCACTTGCATCATCGTATCACGACCGTTTTGTAAAGGACTTTGAGCTAATTGCAACATAAAGTTAGGCCTCAACAATGCAAAGCCATCCACAATAAAGTCATTCAGCGACAGTTATACAGGGGAAAAAAATTTTTGACTTAATAATCGATATGAAAGGAACATGACGCCCCTAGTAAAGTGTAAACAATTTTATCAAAATGTAAATTTCTTGTTTGACGCAATGTACTCATCTCATGTTCAAGTAATAAATACTGAAGATTAAAACTAAAAGCTTGTCACACATATATTTGATTTGTTCCCTTTCACATCTATATCAGCATTACATAACTCCGTGTACAAAGTGATAAGGCAAACTAAAAAATATCACTTGCATCATCGTATCAAGATCGttttgtaaaggtttttgagctGATCGCAACATAAATGTAGGCCTCAACAGCGCAAAGCCATCTGCAATTCCCACAAAAGTCGTTCAGCAACGGTTACAATGACTGCATTATTTCACTATGACGTCACAAATTGCCACCCAGTTTAGTAAAGTTAACCCAAAATTGAACCACACTTACTACTTACAACTTACTGATTCACTTGTTTTATCCTAAAGCTTAGTATCTAAAGAGGATTTGAAGAGTAGAAGAACGTGACTAACCAGATTATCCTTCTGATGAACAATAGTTTCAGCAGCAAGCATCTCTGTGTAAAGCCAAGCATTTTTTGAAATGAGTCGTGCAAGTTGTCTATAATGATTGTCCGTCCATTCCATCATTGGGGCAACACTGGAAATCAGTAGGATAAGAGATTCATATGTCAAGTGCAATTGTTTAGCTTATAATGATTCAAGTTAAAAGGGAACCATATTTAAAGTACAACTGGAGATAAAAAAGACACCTAAATAAGGGAAGTGGGTAGCGAGAGACAACCATGGTTGATCCTTTATGTGATGTGTGCCCAGAAGAGTAGAATCTCTTTGATGAAGTTGAATATCTAAGAATCAGTTTTGATGGAAATATATGCTGAATTTGGACAGCAAGACAATGAACAGGAGCAAAGGAAGCAGCAAAAGAATACCCTGCAGACCTCATGATGCCCCCTAATCAGATCATAGCCTCCATGAATATTTTAGGAGTTCACTCAAAATAAGAAACAACATTAAATATTAACTAAAATTGAGCTCTTCAAAAGACAAAACCACATCAAAACAATTAAATCATTACATCTCTAGCCTCTAGGCTTATTACACCCACAGCCcacaaataattttgatttaatcaaGACTTTGTATCATCAAAAACACATCTCTAGCAAGTACGAACAACAGTTGAATCTGAAAAATAAAGAGCACAAAAAAACTACATTCTATCCACGAATTCCAAATATATAATGGTATAAGAAAACCTCAAAGACcaatgaaaatagaaaaatgagTATTTAAACAGAGAAGAAGCCATAGTGGAAAAGGAAAAAGGTTAGGGTTTTACACTTTCACTTAAACAGAATAAGAAGGACTGGAACTGGAACTGGAACTGGAACTGATAACGTGAGGAAAACAATGTTGTTGTTGTGGTCTGTTTTTGCTGTCGCTCCTTCCTTTTATCGACACTTCCACTCCTctccaattttaatttttcaattaattaccCAAGGAAATCAGGAAttcattaaaaaacaaaagaatcaACTTGCATTcgcttaaaattttattttccttttatttcacTGTTTAATAAACTTTTTTTCAATAAACATTAAGCATTAAATAAACTAGTTAGTAGCTTTGTCCAAATAAAGATTAACAATTTAGGTACcgattataatttgaaatacaaataagataaaatacatAAATTTGTCACATGTCActtgtatattttttaatgaatCTTTTACATGATTCCAAAATATTAAAGTTCGACTTTTTCTTACCATATCATATTATGTTCACTATTAATAAGTAATAACGAACTTTATTCATTTTTCTCAAATGATAAATTCTAACACCCAAGAATTTCAACACTTACCTTAAAAGAACCATTAAAATTTCTTCAACTTATCAAATCACTCTTCCTTCTTCCAATTTAATAATGTTAAGTTTTTGGGAACATACTTGGGTTAGCGTTTTATTTAATCTTATATGTTCATTCAAATGTAGGTCACATATTTGTAAAGTAATACTCCACCTCCTTATCCTCATTTGATTAAggtatttattaattaattttagtattttattgtttttattaaattataattattgatgATGAAGTGTAGTTGCTAATTATTTTAGCACTTcgaattaattttgtttaatgaaTTAGTAATTGATATTTACGTTAAATGTACTTGTTCTTGTGATGAACTtgataacaattttaattttatatgtatTCTTATAGAAAATGACATCATATCATGTGACTACATCATCTTTTTGAAATGGTGAAATTCGAACAAGTAATATGAATGTTGAGTATGTTGGTGGTATACATAAACTTTTCGTATGCAATTTGagcatggatttgaatgaattaaaaCTTCATATATGTTAAAGATTGGAATTGACTCTAAGTAGTGTGAATACAAGTTTTAAATATAGGATAAATGAACAATTTTTAGTATATCCTATTAAGGATGATGAGCATTAGAGGCTGTGTaggagcattcaaagtctacCCCTACTCTCTCTTtggagttatatgtagaagagatacctttagaaaatcaaaatgttaACATTGTAGAAACACATCCAGTGTTCAATGTAACTTCATCTACTTTTTTCCCTatgtcaattttaaattaagaaACTCAAAATTCCTTTGTTCTATTGTCTTCTTGTACTACTCCTAATGAGCCCTTCCAAATCCAACTTTCAAATGCCATAAGGGTTAACTTAGGAGCAACAAATGAGTGAGTATATTGAGAATCTAATAATGAGAGTGATGAATTTATTAAAgctcctgttgaggatgatgtggatgtGAATGAGAATTCCCTAGGCAATGACTTGACTCCAGAAAACATTCCTAAATCTTTTTCTCTTACGCCTCATGCTTTAGTTCGTCCTCTAAATGAGATTGTTGTGGTACTAATACTTTCAGTACCATATAATGTTgacttatagtatatatgttaaaaaataaaatactctgATTGTTTAAATGTCACAGTTATAGGCATGAGAGCACATTCTCATTGGCCAATCAATGAGACATGTTAGTCGTGGTGTGATAAATGTATCTTTATAACATTTTATACCTCATTAAAGCCCTTTTGCTTGTTAGTTTCAACCCAAAGTAACTTTGTATATTTTCCtatcttttttggttttttccTCTCTAATTATCTATGCATTTTGAGATTTTTCAatgaaataaatcaaacaaaatgatGAAGAAAACTTAAGAACAAGTCAAATGTGGACTTCTTCGAAATAATTATTTAGTCTAAAAAATctaaacttaaaacttaattttgcaTATTTAACTTGAGGGTTTCATTAGGTGGTTTATTGGGTTGGACATTTAAAGTATGATAGGATATATACCATTCACGATAGGATATATGTCAAATGTATCACTAAACCCATAGATTGATGCATGTAGACGGTTTAATTTAAGTAACCATAGAGAAAAACATTTTTGACATCGAGCTGGTGGATGGGCCAACATTTAGACAGAGCAGTGCTTAAAACAAGGCAAATAGAGGTTGACTTTATAACGGACTTAAAAGTCTTATCATAATCAACACCTCGTCTTTGAGATTTCCCATCACTGACGAGACGAGCTTTATATCTTTGAAAAGAACCATCAAAATTTGTCTTAAGCCGAAAAATCCACAAGGACCGAATAACATTAGCATTAGGAGGTCTTTGCACAAGATTCCATGTATGATCTTCAATTAAAGCATCATATTCCTCATGCATGGCTTGTTTTCAGTTCGGGTCACGAC
This genomic interval carries:
- the LOC130802726 gene encoding LOW QUALITY PROTEIN: uncharacterized protein LOC130802726 (The sequence of the model RefSeq protein was modified relative to this genomic sequence to represent the inferred CDS: inserted 1 base in 1 codon), which produces MRSAGYSFAASFAPVHCLAVQIQHIFPSKLILRYSTSSKRFYSSGHTSHKGSTMVVSRYPLPLFSVAPMMEWTDNHYRQLARLISKNAWLYTEMLAAETIVHQKDNLDRFLAFNAEQHPIVFQIGGNNLENIAKATQLANAYGYDEINLNCGCPSPRVVGHGCFGVRLMLDPKFVGEAMSVIAANTNVPVTVKCRIGVDDHDSYNELCDFIYKVSSTSPTKHFIIHSRKALLNGISPAENRTIPPLKYEFYYALLRDFPDLTFTINGGINSVEEVNAALKKGAHGVMVGRAAYNNTWQLLRNVDTEVYGAPPSDLTRRQVLEKYQAYADSVLGKHGNNRPNIRDLVKPLLNLFHCEPRNAIWKRNVDAAFFRCTTVKQVLEETLPIIPDYVLDSPAAKAPPSRGDLFANVNDLMPSPYKSSDXELQYA